A window of the Janthinobacterium agaricidamnosum NBRC 102515 = DSM 9628 genome harbors these coding sequences:
- the rlmB gene encoding 23S rRNA (guanosine(2251)-2'-O)-methyltransferase RlmB: MKNKMIFGFHAVTSRLRHEASSVEEIFVDASRVDRRMQDMVAAAKAAGVRVMPVDSSRLDKIVGTRRHQGVIAFASELALARNLDELLDAIDGPPLLLILDGITDPHNLGACLRVADGVGAHAVIVPKDRAVGLNATAAKVASGAAETVPYITVTNLARTMRELKERDIWLIGTSDDGEKGLYEADFSGPTALVMGSEGEGMRRLTRDTCDILVNIPMFGSVESLNVSVASGVCLYEARRQRLAKEA, from the coding sequence ATGAAGAATAAAATGATTTTCGGCTTCCATGCCGTCACCTCGCGTTTGCGTCACGAGGCGTCGTCGGTGGAAGAAATTTTCGTCGATGCCAGCCGCGTCGACCGCCGCATGCAAGACATGGTGGCGGCCGCCAAGGCAGCCGGCGTGCGCGTGATGCCGGTCGACTCGTCGCGTCTCGACAAGATCGTCGGCACCCGCCGCCACCAGGGCGTGATCGCGTTCGCGTCGGAACTGGCGCTGGCGCGCAACCTCGATGAATTGCTCGATGCGATCGACGGTCCGCCACTGCTGCTGATCCTCGACGGCATCACCGACCCGCACAACCTGGGCGCCTGCCTGCGGGTGGCCGACGGCGTCGGCGCGCACGCGGTGATCGTGCCGAAAGACCGCGCGGTCGGCCTCAACGCCACCGCCGCCAAGGTCGCCAGCGGCGCCGCCGAAACCGTGCCGTACATCACGGTGACCAACCTGGCGCGCACCATGCGCGAATTGAAAGAGCGCGACATCTGGCTGATCGGCACCTCCGACGATGGCGAAAAAGGCTTGTATGAAGCCGATTTCAGCGGCCCGACCGCGCTGGTGATGGGTTCCGAAGGCGAGGGCATGCGCCGCCTGACCCGCGACACCTGCGACATCCTCGTCAATATCCCGATGTTCGGCTCGGTCGAAAGCCTGAACGTCTCGGTCGCGTCCGGCGTCTGCCTGTACGAAGCGCGCCGCCAGCGCCTGGCCAAGGAAGCGTAA
- a CDS encoding YceH family protein, with amino-acid sequence MTTEVSSAPDGAAVLDPFEIRVLAVLAEKEALTPDNYPLSLNAITNGCNQLSSREPVMAISEETVYDVLQRLMQRKFVNGITQAGARVAKYEHRMRIKWSLEQDKLAILTTLMLRGLQTAGEIRSRSGRLHEFKSVAEVETGLQFLIDKYPPLVARLALAPGAKEPRYGQLLGGEEALARDETASGFAGAVAPPQGGGRVAALEQEVRQLRGEVADLAAQFAAFKQQFE; translated from the coding sequence ATGACTACAGAAGTATCTTCCGCGCCCGACGGTGCGGCCGTGCTCGACCCGTTTGAAATCCGCGTGCTGGCCGTGCTGGCCGAAAAGGAAGCGCTGACGCCGGATAATTACCCGCTGTCGCTGAATGCGATCACCAACGGCTGCAACCAGTTGTCCAGCCGCGAGCCGGTGATGGCGATTTCGGAAGAGACCGTGTACGACGTGTTGCAGCGGCTGATGCAGCGTAAATTCGTCAATGGCATCACGCAGGCCGGCGCGCGCGTGGCCAAGTATGAACACCGCATGCGCATCAAATGGTCGCTGGAACAGGACAAGCTGGCGATCCTGACCACGCTGATGCTGCGCGGCCTGCAAACCGCCGGCGAAATCCGCAGCCGCAGCGGGCGGCTGCATGAATTCAAGAGCGTGGCCGAGGTCGAAACGGGCTTGCAATTCCTGATCGATAAATATCCGCCGCTGGTGGCCAGGCTGGCGCTGGCGCCGGGCGCCAAGGAGCCCCGCTACGGCCAGTTGCTGGGCGGCGAAGAAGCGCTGGCGCGCGATGAAACGGCGTCCGGTTTCGCCGGCGCGGTGGCGCCGCCGCAAGGCGGCGGCCGGGTCGCCGCGCTGGAACAGGAAGTGCGGCAATTGCGCGGCGAAGTCGCCGACCTGGCGGCGCAATTCGCGGCGTTCAAGCAGCAGTTCGAATAA
- a CDS encoding DUF2875 family protein, whose translation MXXXFIDTDQRLGNTGAATLFMQMAIGVMGSYRDGGISAAINLRDSNEASIVFISPPSDALRQTQKHPRGGDVFAHHGTPAIDPANYE comes from the coding sequence GTGTGNNNNNAGTTCATCGATACCGACCAGCGGCTCGGCAACACCGGCGCGGCCACGCTGTTCATGCAGATGGCGATCGGGGTAATGGGCAGCTATCGCGACGGCGGCATCAGCGCGGCGATCAACCTGCGCGACAGCAACGAAGCATCGATCGTCTTCATCAGCCCGCCATCGGATGCACTGCGCCAGACCCAGAAACATCCGCGCGGCGGCGATGTGTTTGCGCACCACGGCACGCCGGCCATCGATCCGGCCAATTACGAATAA
- the cysE gene encoding serine O-acetyltransferase translates to MFHRLREDINSIIERDPAARNGWEVLTCYPGLQAIVMHRWSFWCWNHGLKWPGRFISYLARIVTGIEIHPGATIGRRVFIDHGFGVVIGETAVVGDDCTIYQGVTLGGTSLTSGSKRHPTLERGVIVGAGAKVLGSFTVGEYAKVGSNAVLLKGVPHGATAVGNPAHIVQKDASHAREGSTAHLFAAYGVTPNGDDPLSKALQGLITHAVSQEQRIDTILATMKAAGICCNSVPECDKFDSEHLNKLVD, encoded by the coding sequence ATGTTTCACCGTCTGCGCGAAGATATCAACAGCATCATCGAACGCGATCCCGCCGCCCGTAACGGCTGGGAAGTGCTGACCTGTTATCCGGGGCTGCAGGCGATCGTCATGCACCGCTGGTCGTTCTGGTGCTGGAACCATGGCTTGAAGTGGCCGGGCCGTTTTATTTCCTACCTGGCGCGTATCGTCACCGGCATCGAAATCCATCCCGGCGCGACCATCGGCCGGCGCGTGTTCATCGACCACGGCTTCGGCGTGGTGATCGGCGAAACGGCGGTGGTCGGCGACGATTGCACCATTTACCAGGGCGTCACGCTGGGCGGCACCTCGCTCACCAGCGGCAGCAAGCGCCATCCGACGCTGGAGCGCGGCGTCATCGTCGGCGCCGGCGCCAAGGTGCTGGGCAGTTTCACGGTCGGCGAATACGCCAAGGTCGGTTCCAACGCAGTGTTGCTGAAGGGCGTGCCGCACGGCGCGACGGCGGTCGGCAATCCGGCCCATATCGTGCAAAAGGACGCCAGCCATGCGCGCGAGGGCAGCACCGCGCATCTGTTCGCCGCCTATGGCGTGACGCCGAACGGCGACGATCCGCTGTCGAAGGCGCTGCAAGGCTTGATCACCCACGCGGTCAGCCAGGAGCAGCGCATCGACACCATCCTGGCGACGATGAAGGCGGCGGGGATCTGCTGCAACAGCGTGCCGGAATGTGATAAATTCGACTCGGAACACTTGAACAAACTCGTCGATTAA
- a CDS encoding HlyD family type I secretion periplasmic adaptor subunit, whose product MSAPRGERRGRILIWSCGAAIVGFLAWANWAELDQITRANGQVIASSRNQIIQVADGGVLSDLRVHEGSVIKRGQLLARFDQTKAESSYLESTAKAAGLKAAVARLQAEVFGGTPKFPAELNAYPEFKANQLTLFNKRQGAVREEVGALESAMKLIKEELAMNLPLLDSGDVSRAEVLKLRRQVVDIQAQITNRRNKYLQDSQTDLVKAQEDLAGVLQTVAQRKEQLGSTEVHAPTDGIVRNVRLTTLGGVAKPGEEIMQIVPTDDDLIIEAKVKPADIAFIKPGLTAAIKLDAYDYGIYGRLRGTVSYISADTLSEDNKGNEQPYYRVQIKTSGRNLVGRNGATILIQPGMTATVEINTGRKTVLRYLTKPITKTFSESLGER is encoded by the coding sequence GTGAGCGCGCCACGCGGCGAGCGCCGCGGACGCATCCTGATCTGGAGCTGCGGCGCCGCCATCGTCGGCTTCCTGGCATGGGCCAACTGGGCCGAACTGGACCAGATCACGCGCGCCAACGGCCAGGTGATCGCCAGTTCGCGCAACCAGATCATCCAGGTCGCCGACGGCGGCGTGCTCAGCGACTTGCGGGTGCATGAAGGCAGCGTCATCAAGCGCGGCCAGCTGCTGGCGCGCTTCGACCAGACCAAGGCCGAATCGAGCTACCTGGAAAGCACGGCCAAGGCTGCCGGCCTGAAGGCGGCGGTGGCGCGGCTGCAAGCCGAAGTGTTCGGCGGCACGCCGAAGTTCCCGGCCGAATTGAACGCCTACCCGGAATTCAAGGCCAACCAGCTGACGCTGTTCAACAAGCGCCAGGGCGCGGTGCGCGAAGAGGTCGGCGCGCTGGAAAGCGCGATGAAGCTGATCAAGGAAGAACTGGCGATGAACTTGCCGCTGCTCGATTCCGGCGACGTCAGCCGCGCCGAAGTGCTGAAATTGCGGCGCCAGGTGGTCGATATCCAGGCCCAGATCACCAACCGCCGCAACAAATACCTGCAAGACAGCCAGACCGACCTGGTCAAGGCGCAGGAAGACCTGGCCGGCGTGCTGCAAACCGTGGCCCAGCGCAAGGAGCAGCTGGGATCGACCGAAGTGCATGCGCCAACCGACGGCATCGTGCGCAACGTGCGCCTGACCACGCTGGGCGGCGTGGCCAAGCCGGGCGAGGAAATCATGCAGATCGTGCCGACCGACGACGACCTGATCATCGAAGCGAAGGTCAAGCCGGCCGACATCGCCTTCATCAAGCCGGGACTGACGGCGGCGATCAAGCTGGACGCCTACGATTACGGCATCTACGGCCGGCTGCGCGGCACCGTCAGCTACATCAGCGCCGATACGCTGAGCGAGGATAACAAGGGCAACGAGCAGCCGTATTACCGGGTGCAGATCAAGACCAGCGGCCGCAACCTGGTCGGCCGCAACGGCGCTACCATCCTGATCCAGCCGGGCATGACGGCGACCGTCGAAATCAATACGGGCCGCAAGACCGTGCTGCGTTACCTGACCAAGCCGATCACCAAGACGTTTTCGGAATCGCTGGGGGAGCGCTGA
- a CDS encoding TolC family protein, whose amino-acid sequence MSDFPLPACIRAALLAALMLLSSGPLHAQGVWSFEQVLQAALLNHPTIQGRRSAQDAARADLDGAKWQRYPTVSVEAPAGSTSSSSSSGLVRIEQPLWAGGRIYAGIDAAGSRVDAAGAALEEERLTLSLRVIAAYTEALRQSARRKFAEEGLAEHEKLLAMIKRRVDQSVSSQTDQRLAESRTYQASNDLSNANQALASSLAQLSQLTGKPVREVSDAGIAAIEPPLRDGIDAILPQALAYSPTLRRLEFEEQAAGSEIALQRSAYMPKLVVRLEKNTGNQPDIDNRARAMLVLVAQPGAGLSALAGVDAAVAKREAARSAREAAERDVRERFTLDWNEAEASRQRLGNAGQASATTTQVFESYARQYVIGRKTWNDVLNAVREATQAQFALEDTRAQAIAAGLRLAAETGNLGGARR is encoded by the coding sequence TTGAGCGACTTCCCCCTCCCTGCCTGCATCCGCGCCGCCCTGCTGGCCGCGCTGATGCTTCTCTCCTCCGGCCCATTGCACGCACAGGGCGTCTGGAGCTTCGAACAAGTGCTGCAAGCCGCACTACTGAACCACCCGACGATCCAGGGCCGCCGTTCGGCCCAGGACGCCGCGCGCGCCGACCTCGACGGCGCCAAGTGGCAGCGCTATCCGACCGTCAGCGTGGAAGCGCCGGCCGGCTCCACTTCCAGCAGTTCAAGCAGCGGCCTGGTGCGCATCGAGCAGCCGCTGTGGGCCGGCGGCCGCATCTATGCCGGCATCGACGCGGCCGGCAGCCGGGTCGACGCGGCCGGCGCCGCGCTGGAAGAGGAACGCCTGACGCTGTCGCTGCGCGTGATCGCCGCCTATACCGAGGCGCTGCGCCAGAGCGCGCGCAGGAAATTCGCCGAGGAAGGGCTGGCCGAACATGAAAAACTGCTGGCCATGATAAAACGCCGGGTCGACCAGTCGGTCAGCTCGCAAACCGACCAGCGGCTGGCCGAATCGCGCACCTACCAGGCCAGCAACGACCTGTCGAACGCCAACCAGGCGCTGGCCAGCAGCCTGGCGCAATTGTCGCAACTGACCGGCAAGCCGGTGCGCGAAGTCAGCGACGCCGGCATCGCCGCCATCGAACCGCCGCTGCGCGACGGCATCGACGCCATCCTGCCGCAGGCGCTGGCGTATTCGCCGACGCTGCGCCGGCTGGAATTCGAGGAACAGGCGGCCGGTTCCGAGATCGCGCTGCAACGCTCGGCCTACATGCCGAAGCTGGTAGTGCGGCTGGAAAAAAACACCGGCAACCAGCCCGACATCGACAACCGCGCGCGCGCCATGCTGGTGCTGGTGGCGCAACCGGGCGCCGGCCTGTCGGCGCTGGCCGGGGTCGACGCCGCCGTCGCCAAGCGCGAAGCGGCGCGTTCGGCGCGCGAGGCTGCCGAACGCGACGTGCGCGAACGTTTTACGCTGGACTGGAACGAGGCCGAGGCGTCGCGCCAGCGGCTCGGCAACGCCGGCCAGGCCAGCGCCACCACCACCCAGGTGTTCGAATCGTATGCGCGCCAGTACGTAATCGGCCGCAAGACCTGGAACGACGTGCTGAACGCGGTGCGCGAAGCGACCCAGGCCCAGTTCGCGCTGGAAGACACGCGCGCGCAGGCGATCGCCGCCGGCCTGCGGCTGGCGGCCGAAACCGGCAACCTGGGCGGCGCGCGGCGCTGA
- a CDS encoding T6SS effector phospholipase Tle3 domain-containing protein produces the protein MAYPKLPYVIGRDSTVLQCNRAYDKTVNVKPALPGNIIVIHGVNDVGTSFGPVEQGLCQGLDTRLHGIAPGASSLFTPAAYRLPGAADKDVLEPDPDAVYFKRKIDETTHSPVIPFYWGYRERSNAAQGINGQRTDRYGNRLDKDLSKNGGPFGNATSTVPDMWNKGLFSPIDAGGDPVRPLKTAPGRMYMVLAAKRLAALIAMLRDYDKDEVVSIVAHSQGCLIALLAQAFLLDEGKRPADTLILTHPPYSLVQDTTLFFSAVESSRLFGGGEDEAMAGQYAALDARQTLHARLQTLAQIVQGVVAKKHAAPALAALTDQARHHGMVGAAWSAAADRDNRGKVYLYFCPEDMTVALDNMQGIGWQGVPDHIDGHGLSTTAGKPRKSLWGDGPTTWNQEYQRRKPLAEIGAGFFQRVFTSKQRFDPANKTSGPVLVGLPPHDFALRIGREXXHTLN, from the coding sequence ATGGCCTACCCCAAACTTCCGTATGTGATCGGGCGGGACAGCACGGTGCTGCAATGCAACCGGGCCTACGACAAGACCGTCAACGTCAAGCCCGCCCTGCCCGGCAACATCATCGTGATTCACGGCGTCAACGATGTCGGCACCAGCTTCGGTCCCGTGGAACAAGGGCTGTGCCAGGGACTCGATACGCGGCTGCATGGCATCGCGCCGGGCGCTTCCAGCCTGTTCACGCCCGCCGCCTACCGCCTGCCGGGCGCCGCCGACAAGGACGTGCTGGAACCGGACCCGGACGCGGTCTACTTCAAGCGCAAGATCGATGAGACCACCCACAGCCCGGTGATTCCGTTTTACTGGGGCTATCGGGAACGCTCGAACGCCGCCCAAGGCATCAACGGCCAGCGCACCGACCGCTACGGCAACAGGCTGGACAAGGACTTGTCCAAGAATGGCGGTCCGTTCGGCAACGCCACCAGCACCGTGCCGGACATGTGGAACAAGGGGCTGTTTTCACCGATTGACGCCGGCGGCGATCCGGTGCGGCCGTTAAAAACGGCGCCCGGGCGCATGTACATGGTGCTGGCGGCCAAGCGCCTGGCGGCACTGATTGCCATGCTACGCGACTACGACAAGGATGAAGTCGTTTCCATCGTCGCGCATAGCCAGGGCTGCCTGATCGCGCTGCTGGCGCAAGCCTTCCTGCTCGACGAGGGAAAACGCCCGGCCGACACATTGATACTGACCCATCCGCCATACAGCCTGGTGCAAGACACCACCCTGTTTTTCAGCGCCGTCGAATCGAGCCGGCTGTTTGGCGGCGGCGAGGATGAGGCCATGGCCGGCCAGTACGCGGCGCTCGATGCGCGCCAGACCCTGCACGCCCGGCTGCAAACACTGGCCCAGATCGTGCAAGGCGTGGTGGCCAAGAAACATGCCGCGCCGGCGCTGGCAGCCTTGACCGATCAGGCCAGACACCATGGCATGGTCGGTGCGGCATGGAGCGCGGCGGCTGACCGCGACAACCGCGGCAAGGTCTATCTGTATTTCTGCCCGGAAGACATGACCGTCGCGCTGGACAATATGCAAGGCATCGGCTGGCAAGGCGTACCGGACCATATCGATGGCCACGGCCTGTCGACGACCGCGGGCAAGCCGCGCAAAAGCCTGTGGGGCGACGGTCCTACCACATGGAACCAGGAATATCAGCGCCGCAAGCCATTGGCTGAAATCGGCGCCGGCTTTTTTCAACGCGTATTTACCAGCAAGCAGCGTTTCGATCCGGCAAACAAGACCAGCGGCCCGGTGCTGGTCGGCTTGCCGCCGCATGATTTTGCGCTGCGCATCGGACGCGAGGNNNNNCACACACTTAATTAA
- a CDS encoding ATP-binding cassette domain-containing protein, which produces MTASLKNGLVTLIDKAARLAGQHLPGARLADLQLHVGMAPETQDSQRLLNDTWRAAGLEGAARVLHSPTPADLPFVIHQPQLGWGLLTVRGADTVWHGENADGANLVLERLDGVACLSLPRRAEAKTDDEVKLGALRLVRDALWAHKAVFVDAVLATTLVTLLTMATSLFSMQVYDRVIPNQGFNTLWVLSIGVILSIVLEFVLKQVRSRIVDHSCNTIDHELSEWFFQRMLGIRMEARPASVGTLAAQVKGFEMVRGVMTSTSLFVLTDVPFALVFLVMITVIGGWLVAVPLVALPLALVTGLMFQKAIQNHTRRNLSASNRKAGLLVEAVDGIESLKSSSAEWLVQGRWGKLVAETSYAEQNIRDYAALSQNLTAAFQQITNVALIGMGAWFVTENQMTMGALLACTIISNRALAPIIQLPGVMVQWAHARASIDGLEQVISLPNEADAAHHMLTPRSLDTGFRFERIRFSYGDTQRAALEVERLDIKPGERIGLVGAIGSGKSTLLKLMSGLYQPADGKVFLGDVDMALLAPAVAREMVGYLPQETRLFSGTLRDNLILGLADPGEEAILAAARRTGLIDLVLGQPRGLALEITEGGRGVSGGQKQLIAVTRMLLARPKIWLLDEPTGAMDSKSEARIVALLAELAQEGVTMIATTHKNALLPLLDRLIVLQSGRIVLDGPRDSVLAKLSGKPQPVAQPPAQPVQPAQGAAA; this is translated from the coding sequence GTGACAGCCTCTCTCAAGAACGGCCTGGTGACATTGATCGACAAGGCGGCGCGGCTGGCCGGCCAGCACTTGCCCGGCGCGCGGCTGGCCGACCTGCAACTGCATGTCGGGATGGCGCCCGAGACGCAAGATAGCCAACGGCTGCTGAACGACACCTGGCGCGCGGCCGGGCTGGAAGGCGCCGCGCGCGTGCTGCACAGCCCGACCCCGGCCGACCTGCCGTTCGTGATCCATCAGCCGCAGCTGGGCTGGGGCCTGCTGACCGTGCGCGGCGCCGACACCGTCTGGCATGGCGAAAACGCCGACGGCGCCAACCTGGTGCTGGAACGGCTCGACGGCGTCGCCTGCCTGTCGCTGCCGCGCCGCGCCGAAGCGAAAACCGACGATGAGGTCAAGCTGGGCGCGCTGCGCCTGGTGCGCGATGCCTTGTGGGCGCACAAGGCGGTGTTCGTCGACGCGGTGCTGGCCACCACGCTGGTGACCCTGCTGACCATGGCGACCTCGCTGTTTTCGATGCAGGTGTACGACCGCGTGATCCCGAACCAGGGGTTTAATACGCTGTGGGTGCTGAGCATCGGCGTGATCCTGTCGATCGTGCTGGAATTCGTGCTGAAGCAGGTGCGCAGCCGCATCGTCGACCATTCCTGCAATACCATCGACCACGAATTGTCCGAGTGGTTTTTCCAGCGCATGCTGGGCATCCGCATGGAAGCGCGGCCGGCCTCGGTCGGCACGCTAGCGGCCCAGGTCAAGGGCTTTGAAATGGTGCGCGGCGTGATGACGTCGACCTCGCTGTTCGTGCTGACCGACGTGCCGTTCGCGCTGGTGTTCCTGGTGATGATCACCGTGATCGGCGGCTGGCTGGTGGCGGTGCCGCTGGTCGCGCTGCCGCTGGCGCTGGTGACCGGCCTGATGTTCCAGAAGGCGATCCAGAACCACACCCGGCGCAACCTGTCGGCCAGCAACCGCAAGGCCGGCTTGCTGGTGGAGGCGGTGGACGGCATCGAATCGCTGAAAAGCAGCAGCGCAGAATGGCTGGTGCAGGGCCGCTGGGGCAAGCTGGTGGCCGAGACCAGCTACGCCGAACAAAATATCCGCGACTATGCTGCGCTGTCGCAAAACCTGACCGCCGCGTTCCAGCAAATCACCAACGTGGCGCTGATCGGCATGGGCGCCTGGTTCGTCACCGAAAACCAGATGACCATGGGCGCGCTGCTGGCCTGCACCATCATCAGCAACCGCGCGCTGGCGCCGATCATCCAGCTGCCCGGCGTGATGGTGCAATGGGCCCATGCGCGCGCCTCGATCGACGGCCTGGAACAAGTCATCAGCCTGCCCAACGAAGCCGACGCGGCGCACCACATGCTGACTCCGCGCAGCCTGGACACCGGTTTCCGTTTCGAGCGGATCCGCTTCAGCTATGGCGACACGCAGCGCGCGGCGCTGGAAGTGGAGCGGCTCGACATCAAGCCGGGCGAACGCATCGGCCTGGTCGGCGCGATCGGTTCCGGCAAGAGCACGTTATTGAAACTGATGTCCGGCCTGTACCAGCCGGCCGACGGCAAGGTGTTCCTCGGCGATGTCGACATGGCGCTGCTGGCGCCGGCGGTGGCGCGCGAAATGGTCGGCTACCTGCCGCAAGAGACCCGGCTGTTCAGCGGCACGCTGCGCGACAACCTGATACTGGGCCTGGCCGATCCGGGCGAGGAAGCGATCCTGGCGGCGGCGCGGCGCACCGGCCTGATCGACCTGGTGCTGGGCCAGCCGCGCGGCCTGGCGCTGGAAATCACCGAGGGCGGACGCGGCGTATCGGGCGGCCAGAAGCAATTGATCGCGGTGACCCGCATGCTGCTGGCGCGCCCGAAGATCTGGCTGCTGGACGAGCCGACCGGCGCGATGGATTCGAAAAGCGAGGCGCGCATCGTCGCGCTGCTGGCCGAGCTGGCGCAGGAAGGCGTGACGATGATCGCCACCACCCATAAGAACGCCCTGCTGCCGCTGCTGGACCGGCTGATCGTGCTGCAATCCGGACGCATCGTGCTGGACGGGCCGCGCGACTCGGTGCTGGCCAAGTTGTCCGGCAAGCCGCAACCGGTGGCCCAGCCGCCGGCCCAGCCCGTGCAGCCGGCGCAAGGAGCGGCAGCGTGA